The following coding sequences are from one Oncorhynchus clarkii lewisi isolate Uvic-CL-2024 chromosome 20, UVic_Ocla_1.0, whole genome shotgun sequence window:
- the LOC139377288 gene encoding interleukin-12 subunit alpha, with amino-acid sequence MMPNAKLYFATWLLLVALTCSLWHVNMSSPVVSRNRPITDNCLTTAQTLLWNITDALAQEHLFKGINCTDQGMELNTRTQTVQVCAPKTKSTQQHSTCSRVTNVKFDQDKCLRNIEEDLRCYSDMLQAIDPKLLGPNVLQSLGEIKEKCFPLSLLGVWTSQQDTQGCRPTQGTANQNSFDERVHLCKVLKGLQVRTVTINRIIGYIHAGEHNK; translated from the exons ATGATGCCAAACGCCAAGCTTT ATTTTGCCACTTGGCTGCTCTTGGTCGCGCTCACTTGTTCTCTCTGGCACGTGAACATGTCCAGCCCAGTGGTGTCACGCAACCGCCCGATAACTGACAACTGTCTTACTACTGCGCAAACACTACTTTGGAACATCACGGACGCACTTGCACAG GAACACCTGTTCAAAGGAATAAACTGCACGGACCAGGGTATGGAGTTGAACACGAGAACACAGACGGTGCAAGTGTGTGCGCCAAAG ACCAAAAGCACTCAACAGCACTCAACATGTTCCAGAGTGACAAATGTAAAGTTTGATCAG GACAAGTGTCTGAGGAACATTGAGGAGGATCTGCGTTGTTATAGTGACATGCTACAAGCTATTGACCCTAAACTGCTTGGACCCAATGTGCTGCAGAGCCTCGGAGAGATTAAGGAG AAGTGCTTCCCCTTGTCTTTGTTGGGAGTCTGGACCTCTCAGCAG GATACACAAGGTTGTAGGCCTACTCAAGGTACTGCTAACCAAAATTCCTTTGATGAAAGGGTACATTTGTGTAAAGTGCTGAAGGGGCTCCAGGTTCGCACCGTAACCATCAACAGAATCATTGGATATATTCATGCTGGAGAACACAATAAGTAA